In a genomic window of Streptomyces sp. NBC_01231:
- the nagB gene encoding glucosamine-6-phosphate deaminase, with the protein MEVVIVPDGKSGGELIAEAMAQLLRNKPAALLGVATGSTPLPIYEALAAKVHSGAVDASRARIAQLDEYVGLPAEHPESYRSVLRREVLEPLGVGMGAFMGPDGTAEDVQGACEAYDRALAEAGGVDLQLLGIGTDGHIGFNEPCSSLASRTRIKTLTEQTRVDNARFFDGDIEQVPHHVITQGIGTILEARHLVLLATGEGKADAVAATVEGPIAAVCPASALQLHAHATVVVDDAAASKLKLADYFRHTFANKPDWQGI; encoded by the coding sequence GTGGAAGTTGTCATCGTCCCGGACGGCAAGTCAGGCGGCGAGCTCATCGCCGAGGCCATGGCACAGTTGCTCCGGAACAAGCCCGCCGCCCTGCTCGGCGTGGCCACCGGTTCGACACCGCTGCCCATCTACGAGGCGCTGGCGGCAAAGGTCCACTCCGGCGCCGTGGACGCCTCGCGGGCCCGGATCGCGCAGCTCGACGAGTACGTGGGGCTGCCCGCCGAGCATCCGGAGTCGTACCGGTCCGTGCTGCGGCGCGAGGTGCTGGAGCCGCTCGGGGTCGGGATGGGCGCGTTCATGGGGCCCGACGGCACCGCGGAGGATGTGCAGGGGGCGTGCGAGGCGTATGACAGGGCGCTGGCCGAGGCCGGCGGGGTGGACCTCCAACTGCTGGGGATCGGGACCGACGGTCACATCGGGTTCAACGAGCCGTGCTCGTCGCTGGCTTCCCGGACGCGGATCAAGACGCTGACCGAACAGACGCGGGTGGACAACGCGCGCTTCTTCGACGGTGACATCGAGCAGGTGCCGCACCACGTGATCACCCAGGGCATCGGGACGATACTGGAGGCACGGCACCTGGTGCTCCTCGCGACCGGCGAGGGCAAGGCCGACGCGGTCGCGGCGACCGTGGAGGGGCCGATCGCGGCAGTGTGCCCCGCCTCCGCACTCCAGCTCCACGCGCATGCCACGGTCGTGGTCGACGACGCAGCCGCGTCCAAGCTGAAGCTGGCGGACTACTTCCGGCACACGTTCGCCAACAAGCCGGACTGGCAGGGGATTTAG
- a CDS encoding TetR/AcrR family transcriptional regulator: MVSSEDMKPKVGPASKPRGRPRSFDRETALEKALLAFWEHGYEATSVSDLTRVMDIGAPSLYAAFGDKRSLFEEVVREYGTKYSSFGDRALAEEPTARAAVERTLREAAAEYTDPAHPFGCLVIHAATNCTTREVEESLRERRNANIAGFESRVRADITAGALPAGTDAAALARHAGAMIQGMSQQARDGASRAELEALVEIAMTVWPRT; the protein is encoded by the coding sequence ATGGTGAGCAGCGAGGACATGAAGCCGAAGGTCGGACCGGCGTCGAAGCCGCGTGGCCGCCCCCGCTCCTTCGATCGCGAGACCGCGCTGGAAAAGGCGCTGCTGGCCTTCTGGGAGCACGGGTACGAGGCCACGTCCGTCTCCGACCTCACCCGCGTGATGGACATCGGCGCCCCGAGCCTCTACGCGGCCTTCGGCGACAAGCGCTCGCTGTTCGAGGAGGTCGTCCGGGAGTACGGCACCAAGTACAGCTCCTTCGGTGACCGCGCCCTCGCCGAGGAGCCCACGGCCCGCGCCGCCGTCGAGCGCACCCTGCGCGAGGCCGCCGCCGAGTACACCGACCCCGCCCATCCTTTCGGCTGCCTCGTCATCCACGCGGCCACCAACTGCACGACCCGCGAGGTGGAGGAGTCCCTGCGCGAGCGGCGCAACGCCAACATCGCCGGGTTCGAGAGCCGCGTCAGGGCGGACATCACCGCGGGGGCACTGCCGGCCGGGACGGACGCCGCCGCTCTCGCCCGGCACGCCGGCGCGATGATCCAGGGCATGTCCCAGCAGGCACGGGACGGCGCGAGCCGGGCGGAGTTGGAGGCGCTGGTGGAAATTGCCATGACTGTCTGGCCCCGCACATGA
- a CDS encoding diacylglycerol kinase family protein: MRALLVVNPAATTTSARTRDVLIHALASEMKLEAVTTEYRGHARDLGRHAADSSDVDLVVALGGDGTVNEVVNGLLHAGPDPERLPGLAVVPGGSTNVFARALGLPNDAVEATGALLDALSEGSERTVGLGLTSGTPGTEDEAVPERWFTFNAGLGFDAGVVGRVEQQRVRGRKSTHALYVRQAMRQFFGEAHRRQGTITLERPDAEPVTDLVLSIVSNTSPWTFLGNHPMYASPKASFDKGLDVLGLSRMTTPAVARYGTQLLTSSPERGPHGKHAVSLHDMDQFTLHSKVPLPLQMDGDHLGLRTSVTFTGVRRALRVIV, from the coding sequence ATGCGTGCACTTCTCGTGGTCAATCCGGCGGCAACCACCACAAGCGCACGTACGCGCGATGTCCTTATCCACGCGCTCGCGAGCGAGATGAAGCTGGAAGCGGTCACCACCGAGTACCGCGGCCACGCGCGCGACCTGGGCCGGCACGCAGCGGACAGCTCGGACGTCGACCTGGTCGTGGCCCTCGGGGGCGACGGCACGGTCAACGAGGTCGTCAACGGCCTCCTGCACGCGGGCCCGGACCCGGAGCGCCTGCCCGGCCTCGCGGTGGTCCCCGGCGGCTCCACGAACGTCTTCGCCCGCGCCCTGGGCCTGCCCAACGACGCCGTGGAGGCCACCGGCGCCCTGCTGGACGCCCTGAGTGAGGGCAGTGAACGGACCGTAGGCCTGGGACTGACCTCGGGCACCCCGGGCACGGAGGACGAGGCCGTACCGGAGCGCTGGTTCACCTTCAACGCGGGTCTCGGCTTCGACGCCGGCGTCGTGGGGCGCGTCGAACAGCAGCGCGTGCGAGGCAGGAAATCCACCCACGCGCTTTATGTGCGTCAAGCTATGCGCCAGTTCTTCGGCGAGGCGCACCGCCGCCAGGGAACCATCACGCTGGAGCGGCCGGACGCGGAACCGGTGACCGATCTGGTGCTGTCCATAGTCTCGAATACCTCTCCGTGGACCTTCCTGGGCAATCACCCGATGTACGCCTCACCTAAGGCCTCGTTCGATAAAGGCCTCGACGTACTCGGTCTCAGCCGTATGACAACACCCGCGGTTGCCCGGTATGGCACCCAGTTGCTCACTTCGTCCCCCGAGCGTGGACCGCATGGCAAGCACGCGGTCTCCCTGCACGACATGGACCAGTTCACCTTGCATTCGAAGGTGCCACTCCCCCTTCAGATGGACGGCGACCACCTAGGGCTCCGTACGAGCGTGACGTTCACAGGCGTACGCCGTGCACTGCGTGTGATTGTGTGA
- a CDS encoding WhiB family transcriptional regulator, translating into MDWRHNAVCREEDPELFFPIGNTGPALLQIEEAKAVCRRCPVMEQCLQWALESGQDSGVWGGLSEDERRAMKRRAARNRARQATA; encoded by the coding sequence ATGGACTGGCGTCACAACGCCGTTTGCCGCGAGGAAGACCCCGAGCTCTTCTTCCCCATCGGCAACACCGGTCCTGCGCTGCTGCAGATCGAGGAAGCCAAGGCCGTCTGCCGCCGCTGCCCCGTCATGGAGCAGTGCCTGCAGTGGGCGCTCGAGTCCGGCCAGGACTCCGGCGTCTGGGGTGGTCTCAGCGAGGACGAGCGCCGCGCCATGAAGCGCCGCGCCGCCCGCAACCGGGCCCGTCAGGCCACTGCCTGA
- a CDS encoding PAS domain-containing sensor histidine kinase, giving the protein MNELVRQHTALDDSDLEWLHLLVSEWQLLSDLSFADLVLWVPTRDGTRYVSVAQMRPNTGPTSYQDDMVGHLVPRGRRPMLDLALDEGRIVREGDPEWREEVPVRIESIPVRREGRVLGVIARNTNLLTVRTPSRLELTYLQSASDLAQMIAAGAFPFANQQVDMDASPRVGDGLIRLDADGLVQYASPNALSAYHRLGLASDLVGHHLGKTTAELAPTHGPVDEALAKVASGWAPREFEIESDDGVIQFRAIPLKPKGTRIGSLVLLRDVTELRRRERELITKDATIREIHHRVKNNLQTVAALLRLQARRIESDRGREALEEAVRRVGSIAIVHETLSQNLDERVEFDEIADRVLAMVAEISPGKVTGRRTGRFGILDAEVATPLSMVLTEILQNALEHGFGEGETGTVEVSAVRGGTTQEARLLVTVQDDGVGLPEGFDPHTAGNLGLQIVRTLVEGELGGTFDMVPAPGRGTRVILDVPVRANK; this is encoded by the coding sequence ATGAACGAACTCGTACGCCAGCACACGGCCCTCGACGACTCCGACCTCGAGTGGCTCCACCTGCTGGTCTCGGAGTGGCAGCTGCTCTCCGACCTCTCCTTCGCCGACCTGGTCCTGTGGGTGCCCACCCGCGACGGCACGCGCTACGTGTCGGTCGCCCAGATGCGGCCCAACACCGGCCCCACCTCGTACCAGGACGACATGGTCGGCCACCTCGTCCCGCGCGGCCGTCGACCGATGCTGGACCTCGCCCTCGACGAGGGCAGGATTGTCCGCGAGGGTGATCCGGAGTGGCGCGAAGAGGTCCCCGTCCGGATCGAGTCCATCCCGGTGCGACGGGAGGGGCGCGTCCTCGGGGTCATCGCACGCAACACCAACCTCCTGACCGTGCGCACCCCGAGCCGTCTGGAGCTGACGTATCTCCAGAGCGCCTCGGACCTCGCGCAGATGATCGCCGCCGGCGCCTTCCCGTTCGCGAACCAGCAGGTCGACATGGACGCCTCACCCCGAGTGGGTGACGGCCTGATCCGCCTCGACGCGGACGGCCTCGTCCAGTACGCCTCGCCGAACGCGCTGTCCGCCTACCACCGCCTCGGTCTCGCCTCCGACCTGGTCGGTCACCACCTCGGCAAGACCACCGCCGAACTCGCCCCGACCCATGGGCCGGTGGACGAGGCACTCGCCAAGGTGGCGAGCGGCTGGGCGCCGCGGGAGTTCGAGATCGAGTCCGACGACGGAGTGATCCAGTTCCGGGCGATCCCGCTCAAGCCCAAGGGCACGCGCATCGGTTCGCTGGTCCTGCTCCGTGACGTCACCGAACTGCGCCGCCGCGAGCGTGAGTTGATCACCAAGGACGCGACCATCCGGGAGATCCACCACCGAGTGAAGAACAACCTCCAGACGGTGGCCGCGCTGCTGCGGCTCCAGGCCCGGCGCATCGAGTCCGACCGCGGCCGCGAAGCCCTCGAAGAGGCGGTACGTCGGGTCGGTTCGATCGCGATCGTGCATGAGACGCTGTCCCAGAACCTGGACGAGCGCGTGGAGTTCGACGAGATCGCCGACCGGGTCCTCGCGATGGTGGCCGAGATCTCCCCGGGCAAGGTGACCGGTCGGCGCACCGGCCGCTTCGGCATCCTGGACGCGGAGGTCGCCACCCCCCTGTCGATGGTCCTGACGGAAATCCTCCAGAACGCCCTCGAGCACGGCTTCGGCGAGGGGGAGACCGGCACCGTCGAGGTCTCGGCCGTCCGCGGCGGCACCACCCAGGAGGCCCGCCTGCTGGTCACCGTCCAGGACGACGGGGTCGGCCTGCCCGAGGGCTTCGACCCGCACACCGCCGGAAACCTCGGCCTGCAGATCGTACGGACGCTGGTGGAGGGCGAGTTGGGGGGCACCTTCGACATGGTCCCGGCTCCGGGGCGGGGGACCCGGGTGATCCTGGACGTCCCGGTGCGGGCGAACAAGTAA